One Dromiciops gliroides isolate mDroGli1 chromosome 3, mDroGli1.pri, whole genome shotgun sequence DNA segment encodes these proteins:
- the LOC122748741 gene encoding mitochondrial pyruvate carrier 1-like has translation MAGALVRKAADYLRSKDFRDYLMSTYFWGPVANWGLPIAAINDMKKSPEIISGRMTFALCCYSLTFMRFAYKEQPRNWLLFACHATKEVAQLIQGGRLIKHQMTKKASA, from the coding sequence aTGGCAGGGGCGCTGGTGCGGAAAGCGGCCGACTATCTCCGGAGCAAGGATTTCCGGGACTACTTGATGAGTACGTACTTTTGGGGACCAGTAGCCAACTGGGGACTCCCAATTGCAGCCATCAATGATATGAAGAAATCTCCAGAGATCATTAGTGGAAGAATGACATTTGccctttgttgttattctttgacATTCATGAGATTCGCCTACAAGGAACAGCCTCGGAACTGGCTTCTCTTTGCATGCCACGCCACGAAAGAAGTAGCCCAGCTCATCCAGGGTGGACGCCTCATCAAACACCAGATGACTAAAAAAGCCTCTGCATAA